The sequence below is a genomic window from Anaerolineales bacterium.
AACGGAAACGACCCTTGGATGGGAACCTCTCTATGAGCGCGGACAAGGCGGTCAGGTCCTCCGGGGGCTTTTCTCACAAGACCGCTTGGCGACTCACAGCAAGCTACTGGGCGTACTCCTGCAGCTGCCTCGCCCTCCGGGGGTGCCGCAGGCGGCGCAGCGCCCGGCCTTCGATCTGGCGGATGCGTTCGCGGGTCAGCCCGAACTTCTGGCCGACCTCTTCGAGCGTATAAGGCCGCTCGCCGCACAACCCGAAGCGCATCCGCAGCACCCGCGCCTCGCGCGGGCTGAGAGTGGAAAGGACTTCCTCCACCTTCTCGCGCAACAGCTGTTCGCTGGCGCTTTCGGTGGGCGAGGGGGTGAGGGTGTCTTCCACGAACGTGATCATCTCCTCGTCCTCGTCGCCGACCGGGTTTTCCAGGGAAACCGGGCGCCAAGAAACCTGCAGCATCCAATCCACTTTGCGTTCGTCAAGCCCCATCACCCGGCCGATTTCCTCCGAGGTGGCCTTGCGGCCGGTGCGCTGTTCGATGTCGTGCGCGGTGCGGTACAGGCGCTGGATGCGGTCGGTCATGTGCACCGGCACCCTTATCGTCCGGCTTTGGTCGGCGATCGCGCGCGAAATGGTCTGACGGATCCACCACGTGGCGTAGGTGGAGAAGCGGAACCCGCGGTGGTAGTCGAATTTTTCCACGGCTTTCATCAGCCCGAGGTTGCCCTCCTGGATCAGGTCCAGGAAGTGAACGCCGCGCCCCATGTACCGCTTGGCGACGCTGACCACCAGGCGGGTATTGGCCTTGATCAGATGCTCGCGCGCGGCCAGGCCGTCGATGATCAAGGCGTCCAATTGGCGGCGTTTTTGGACCGTGGAGGGGGAGGCTTCGTGGTTTTTCCGCATCGCCCGCAGGCGCAGGGCGGCTTCGCGCCCGGCTTCGATCCTCCGGGCCAGCGCGATTTCCTCCTGGGTGGAGAGCAGGGGGACCCGCGACATTTCCTTGAGGTACAACCCGACGGTGTCGTCGATGGAGATCCGCGCTAGATCGCTTTCCTTGCTGGCGCCGGCGCGTTTCGACGGAGTCCGCAGGGCGGGCGGCAAACCGCTCTCGCACACCTCGACTCCGGCGCTGTGCAGGAATGCCAGTACGCGGTGGAATTCCCCCGCCCGCTTGGCGGCGCTGGGGAAGGCTTCGAGGATGTCGTCGGTGGTGATGTACCCCTGGAACTCCGCTTGTTCCAGTAGGTCTGCAACTTGTTCTCGGTTTCGCCAATCACGCTCCATGCGGTTCTCTCCTTGTAAGGAAGGTCTTGCATGGGGGCAGGACGGCTTTCGTTATTCCGAACCGGCTGGAATGTTGGGAACGATG
It includes:
- a CDS encoding sigma-70 family RNA polymerase sigma factor produces the protein MERDWRNREQVADLLEQAEFQGYITTDDILEAFPSAAKRAGEFHRVLAFLHSAGVEVCESGLPPALRTPSKRAGASKESDLARISIDDTVGLYLKEMSRVPLLSTQEEIALARRIEAGREAALRLRAMRKNHEASPSTVQKRRQLDALIIDGLAAREHLIKANTRLVVSVAKRYMGRGVHFLDLIQEGNLGLMKAVEKFDYHRGFRFSTYATWWIRQTISRAIADQSRTIRVPVHMTDRIQRLYRTAHDIEQRTGRKATSEEIGRVMGLDERKVDWMLQVSWRPVSLENPVGDEDEEMITFVEDTLTPSPTESASEQLLREKVEEVLSTLSPREARVLRMRFGLCGERPYTLEEVGQKFGLTRERIRQIEGRALRRLRHPRRARQLQEYAQ